A DNA window from Amycolatopsis sp. DSM 110486 contains the following coding sequences:
- the fgd gene encoding glucose-6-phosphate dehydrogenase (coenzyme-F420): MVRFGYKASAEQFAPAELLRYGVLAEENGFDSVFVSDHLQPWRHDGGHAPAALPWLGALGSATERVVLGTSVLTPTFRYHPAVVAQAFATLGCLFPGRVVLGIGSGESMNEAPLGIEWPEPKVRFARLKEAIELIRRLWTEERVDFEGAHYRTEKATVYDRPEVPVPLYIAGSGPAATRLAGRRGDGFITTSGKAPSLYTDTLLPAVREGVEQSGRAVGDVDMMIEVKVSFDADADRALQDTRFWGALALKPEEKTGVEDPVEMQRLADALPIERAASRFIVSSDPDEHVAAIKRYLDLGFTHLVFHAPGPDQERFLKAYGTEILPRLRKLV; this comes from the coding sequence GTGGTGAGGTTCGGGTACAAGGCGTCGGCGGAGCAGTTCGCGCCGGCGGAGCTGCTGCGCTACGGCGTGCTGGCCGAGGAGAACGGGTTCGACTCGGTGTTCGTGAGCGACCACCTGCAGCCGTGGCGCCACGACGGCGGCCACGCGCCGGCCGCGCTGCCGTGGCTGGGCGCGCTCGGTTCGGCGACGGAGCGGGTGGTGCTCGGCACGAGCGTGCTGACGCCGACGTTCCGCTACCACCCGGCGGTGGTGGCGCAGGCGTTCGCCACGCTCGGGTGCCTGTTCCCGGGCCGCGTGGTGCTGGGCATCGGGTCGGGCGAGTCGATGAACGAGGCCCCGCTCGGCATCGAGTGGCCGGAGCCGAAGGTGCGGTTCGCGCGGCTGAAGGAGGCGATCGAGCTCATCCGCCGCCTGTGGACGGAGGAGCGCGTGGACTTCGAAGGCGCGCACTACCGCACGGAGAAGGCCACGGTGTACGACCGGCCGGAGGTGCCGGTGCCGCTCTACATCGCGGGCTCCGGCCCGGCTGCCACGCGGCTCGCGGGCCGGCGGGGTGACGGGTTCATCACCACGAGTGGCAAGGCGCCGTCGCTGTACACGGACACGTTGCTGCCCGCCGTGCGCGAAGGCGTGGAGCAGTCGGGCCGGGCGGTCGGCGACGTGGACATGATGATCGAGGTCAAGGTCTCGTTCGACGCCGATGCCGACCGCGCGTTGCAGGACACGCGGTTCTGGGGCGCGCTGGCGTTGAAGCCGGAGGAGAAGACGGGTGTCGAGGACCCGGTCGAGATGCAGCGGCTGGCCGACGCGCTGCCGATCGAGCGGGCCGCGAGCCGGTTCATCGTGTCGTCCGACCCGGACGAGCACGTGGCGGCGATCAAGCGGTACCTCGACCTGGGCTTCACGCACCTGGTGTTCCACGCCCCCGGGCCGGACCAGGAGCGGTTCCTGAAGGCCTACGGCACGGAGATCCTGCCGCGGTTGCGCAAGCTGGTGTGA
- a CDS encoding FAD-binding protein — MIESARGAAANWAGNLTYGAREVLTPRTLDEARELVASAGRIKALGSRHSFNDVADSPGGVQLDLSGMSGVPSLDTRAATVTVGGSVRYGDLVAQLDEAGFALENLASLPHITVGGSVATGTHGSGERHPGLAAAVSAVDLLTADGSLLTFTRGDADFAGVVVGVGALGVVTRLTLDLVPSFTVRQDVFDNLPWSAAVEHFDEIQAAGYSVSLFTNWARDVVDQVWLKNRTSAEVPASPAAAVPPSLFGAAPADGPRHPAHAAGVPAGNTTAQLGAPGPWYDRLPHFRLGFTPSVGAELQTEYFVPRAAAPAAFEALRGIGHLIAPLLLVSEIRTIASDDLWLSPSSGRDSVAIHFTWLPRQPEVETLLPTIESTLAPFAPRPHWGKLFHGEALDLAYPRSADFRSLATRLDPAGKFRNPFLDRHVFGS, encoded by the coding sequence GTGATCGAGAGTGCGCGCGGCGCGGCCGCCAACTGGGCGGGGAACCTCACCTACGGCGCCCGCGAGGTGCTGACCCCGCGGACGCTCGACGAGGCCCGCGAGCTCGTCGCCTCCGCGGGAAGGATCAAGGCGCTCGGCAGCCGGCACAGCTTCAACGACGTGGCCGACAGTCCCGGTGGCGTGCAGCTGGATCTTTCGGGGATGTCAGGCGTGCCGTCGCTGGACACTCGTGCTGCCACCGTGACCGTCGGGGGTTCGGTCCGCTACGGCGACCTCGTGGCCCAGCTCGACGAAGCCGGCTTCGCACTGGAAAACCTCGCGTCGCTGCCGCACATCACCGTGGGCGGCAGCGTCGCCACCGGCACCCACGGCTCCGGCGAACGCCACCCCGGCCTGGCCGCGGCCGTCTCCGCGGTGGACCTGCTGACCGCTGACGGCTCGCTGCTGACCTTCACCCGGGGCGACGCCGACTTCGCCGGTGTCGTCGTCGGCGTCGGCGCTCTCGGCGTGGTGACCCGGCTGACGCTCGACCTGGTCCCGTCGTTCACCGTGCGCCAGGACGTGTTCGACAACCTGCCGTGGTCCGCCGCCGTCGAGCACTTCGACGAGATCCAGGCGGCGGGCTACAGCGTCAGCCTGTTCACGAACTGGGCCCGCGACGTCGTCGACCAGGTCTGGCTGAAAAACCGCACCTCAGCCGAGGTTCCGGCTTCGCCGGCCGCCGCTGTCCCGCCGTCACTGTTCGGCGCCGCCCCCGCCGACGGTCCCCGCCACCCCGCCCACGCCGCCGGCGTGCCGGCCGGCAACACCACCGCCCAGCTCGGCGCCCCCGGTCCCTGGTACGACCGCCTCCCCCACTTCCGCCTCGGCTTCACCCCGAGCGTCGGCGCCGAACTCCAGACCGAGTACTTCGTGCCCCGCGCCGCCGCCCCCGCCGCGTTCGAGGCCCTGCGCGGCATCGGCCACCTCATCGCCCCGCTGCTCCTGGTGTCCGAAATCCGCACCATCGCCAGCGACGACCTCTGGCTCAGCCCCTCGTCGGGCCGCGACAGCGTGGCGATCCACTTCACCTGGCTCCCCCGCCAACCCGAGGTCGAGACCCTTCTGCCGACCATCGAGTCCACCCTCGCCCCCTTCGCCCCCCGCCCCCACTGGGGCAAACTCTTCCACGGCGAGGCACTCGACCTGGCCTACCCGCGGTCGGCCGACTTCCGCTCCCTGGCGACCCGGCTGGACCCTGCGGGGAAGTTCCGCAACCCGTTCCTGGACCGGCACGTCTTCGGCAGCTGA
- a CDS encoding alpha/beta hydrolase has translation MRTDEVSWFSDGERISGLWRTPDEGDGPYRVVVQGPGWMGLKDAKLYVRYHQALTDAGFAVLVFDYRGFGDSEGDPELLSPARQLADLRSAVTYVEARPDVLPDSIGVFGSGGTGGGNAVLLAAVDPRVRAAVSQLPVADGGDWLHRMRSEYQWLDFLAELDADRRERTLHGVGKLVNPREEIMVPTSERRATSVKSDVDGRVPKQVRLAAAEEIIAYRPAEAAATLTTPLLVIGVENDATTPTDHAEQIYEAARGPKELIMQRHTSHYAAYDKYWTATTPRIVAWFEEYLRPADVVVRSSRPGGHPAVVEVKA, from the coding sequence ATGAGAACTGACGAGGTCTCCTGGTTCAGCGACGGCGAACGCATCAGCGGGCTCTGGCGCACCCCGGACGAGGGCGACGGGCCCTACCGCGTCGTCGTGCAGGGCCCGGGCTGGATGGGCCTGAAGGACGCGAAGCTCTACGTGCGCTACCACCAGGCGCTCACCGACGCCGGGTTCGCCGTGCTGGTGTTCGACTACCGCGGCTTCGGCGATTCCGAGGGCGATCCGGAGCTGCTGTCGCCGGCCCGCCAGCTGGCCGACCTGCGCAGTGCGGTCACCTACGTCGAGGCGCGGCCCGACGTGCTGCCCGACTCGATCGGCGTGTTCGGCAGCGGCGGCACGGGCGGGGGCAACGCGGTGCTGCTCGCGGCCGTCGACCCGCGGGTGCGGGCGGCGGTGAGCCAGCTGCCCGTGGCCGACGGCGGCGACTGGCTGCACCGCATGCGCAGCGAGTACCAGTGGCTCGACTTCCTGGCCGAGCTGGACGCCGACCGGCGCGAGCGGACGCTGCACGGTGTGGGCAAGCTCGTGAACCCGCGCGAAGAGATCATGGTGCCGACCTCGGAACGCCGGGCCACGAGCGTGAAGTCCGATGTGGACGGACGCGTGCCGAAGCAGGTGCGCCTGGCCGCGGCGGAGGAGATCATCGCCTACCGGCCGGCCGAGGCGGCGGCGACGCTGACCACGCCGCTGCTCGTGATCGGCGTGGAGAACGACGCCACCACGCCCACCGACCATGCGGAGCAGATCTACGAAGCCGCGCGCGGGCCGAAGGAACTGATCATGCAGCGGCACACGAGCCACTACGCCGCCTACGACAAGTACTGGACCGCGACGACGCCCCGCATCGTCGCGTGGTTCGAGGAGTATCTCCGCCCGGCCGATGTGGTCGTGCGTTCGAGCCGGCCGGGCGGACACCCGGCCGTAGTGGAGGTGAAGGCATGA
- a CDS encoding GntR family transcriptional regulator has translation MAQRQSGGAGGGTGGGTPEGAAITGRASFDEVVSRLSSGYRSIGDMVYEVLRQALLSGAFAPGEHLRQEALATAIGVSRLPVRAALLRLDAEGLVEFHPRRGAVVKTLTAEQLVEIYELRDLLETHALRKSMKTMTVDRIASLRRNAELLDAEEEGEGFLDVRVRFYRELYDAERNPRLVELIEDLRSSVGRYLLGWRVSGSRSHHGRHTTLVDHVERGDVEKAEAALHDHLREVSEGVAKILSGESDREPDSEFPA, from the coding sequence ATGGCTCAGCGTCAGTCCGGGGGAGCCGGCGGCGGTACGGGAGGCGGCACCCCGGAAGGGGCCGCGATCACCGGCCGCGCCAGCTTCGACGAGGTCGTGTCGCGGTTGTCGAGCGGCTACCGTTCGATCGGCGACATGGTCTACGAGGTCCTGCGCCAGGCGTTGCTCTCCGGGGCGTTCGCCCCCGGGGAGCACCTCCGGCAGGAGGCGCTGGCCACCGCAATCGGGGTGTCCCGGCTCCCGGTGCGGGCCGCGCTGCTGCGGCTCGACGCCGAGGGGCTCGTGGAGTTCCACCCGCGCCGCGGCGCGGTGGTCAAGACGCTGACGGCCGAGCAGCTCGTGGAGATCTACGAGCTGCGCGACCTGCTCGAGACCCACGCGCTGCGCAAGTCGATGAAGACGATGACCGTGGACCGGATCGCGAGCCTGCGCCGCAACGCCGAGCTGCTCGACGCCGAGGAGGAGGGCGAAGGCTTCCTCGACGTCCGAGTGCGGTTCTACCGGGAGCTCTACGACGCCGAGCGCAACCCGCGGCTGGTGGAGCTGATCGAGGACCTGCGCAGCAGCGTCGGGCGGTACCTGCTCGGCTGGCGGGTGTCGGGCAGCCGCAGCCACCACGGGCGCCACACCACGCTGGTCGACCACGTCGAGCGCGGTGACGTCGAGAAGGCCGAAGCGGCGCTGCACGACCACCTTCGCGAAGTGAGCGAAGGCGTCGCCAAGATCCTTTCCGGCGAAAGCGATCGCGAACCCGACAGCGAATTCCCCGCGTAA
- a CDS encoding dihydroorotase family protein, which translates to MSIDLRVSGGRVQLPSGAVDGDLLVNEGKVVGVVSGSVEIADVGRTVDATGKLVLPGMVDVHVHTREPGFEHKEDIYTTSLQAAAGGVTTIFGMPNLNPPTTTAKTLREVFGLYAEKSIVDWNHNPAATQPDEIAPMAAMGVNAYKIYMVVDTGRTYPHPAGTGMHGHGDLLRMMDTIAKTGKRFIIHPHDQSLMDYIEGEYLARGENTPQGYASAYAARNGVIWDTAIEVVLRLAEASGCKVHLAHIQTRRSVEAVRRAREHGVDVTCEVNHWLPFLSTWDDVEKLGPYALSYWVPDDGRAAVWEGLRDGTIDMFSSDHAPHTREEKEIGWTQMWSSHTGTPGIQYFYPLALDAVNKGLLTLDRAVELVAGAPAAKFGLQGVKGALTPGCDADFVIADLDAPWTITNDGVLSKIGWTPYDGRQLTAGIEQTYVRGTEVFAGGKVTGEAGHGKQAVSGKVQNA; encoded by the coding sequence ATGAGCATCGATCTCCGTGTTTCCGGTGGCCGCGTGCAGTTGCCCAGCGGCGCCGTCGACGGCGACCTGCTGGTGAACGAGGGCAAGGTCGTCGGGGTCGTGTCCGGCTCCGTCGAGATCGCCGACGTCGGCCGCACCGTCGACGCCACCGGGAAGCTGGTGCTGCCCGGCATGGTCGACGTCCACGTGCACACCCGCGAGCCCGGGTTCGAGCACAAGGAAGACATCTACACCACGTCGCTGCAGGCGGCCGCGGGCGGCGTCACCACGATCTTCGGGATGCCGAACCTGAACCCGCCGACCACCACCGCGAAGACGCTGCGCGAGGTGTTCGGCCTCTACGCCGAGAAGTCCATCGTGGACTGGAACCACAACCCGGCGGCCACGCAGCCCGACGAGATCGCGCCGATGGCCGCGATGGGCGTGAACGCGTACAAGATCTACATGGTCGTGGACACCGGCCGCACCTACCCGCATCCGGCCGGCACCGGCATGCACGGGCACGGCGACCTGCTGCGCATGATGGACACCATCGCCAAGACGGGTAAGCGCTTCATCATCCATCCGCACGACCAGTCCTTGATGGACTACATCGAGGGTGAATACCTGGCGCGCGGGGAAAACACGCCGCAGGGCTACGCGTCGGCCTACGCCGCGCGCAACGGCGTCATCTGGGACACGGCGATCGAGGTCGTGCTGCGGCTGGCCGAGGCTTCGGGCTGCAAGGTGCACCTCGCGCACATCCAGACGCGCCGCTCCGTCGAGGCGGTTCGCCGGGCTCGTGAGCACGGTGTGGACGTGACGTGTGAGGTCAACCACTGGCTGCCGTTCCTGTCCACTTGGGACGATGTGGAGAAGCTCGGCCCGTACGCGCTGTCCTACTGGGTGCCCGACGACGGCCGCGCAGCCGTGTGGGAGGGCCTGCGTGACGGCACGATCGACATGTTCTCCTCCGACCACGCGCCGCACACGCGCGAGGAAAAGGAGATCGGCTGGACGCAGATGTGGAGCTCCCACACGGGAACCCCCGGCATCCAGTACTTCTACCCGCTCGCGCTCGACGCGGTGAACAAGGGCCTGCTCACGCTCGACCGCGCGGTGGAGCTCGTCGCCGGTGCGCCGGCCGCGAAGTTCGGCCTGCAGGGTGTGAAGGGCGCACTCACCCCGGGCTGCGACGCGGACTTCGTGATCGCGGACCTCGACGCGCCGTGGACGATCACCAACGACGGCGTGCTGTCGAAGATCGGCTGGACCCCGTACGACGGCCGGCAGCTCACGGCCGGCATCGAGCAGACCTACGTCCGCGGCACCGAGGTGTTCGCGGGCGGCAAGGTGACCGGCGAGGCCGGGCACGGCAAGCAGGCGGTGTCAGGAAAGGTGCAGAACGCATGA
- a CDS encoding LLM class flavin-dependent oxidoreductase, producing MKFGLLLPHFGEHASRDNVLQGAIMAEKAGFDSVWVRDHLVFEPHGEMEKPNRTFYDALTTLTAIGAVTERIELGTGSLIPFRHPLVTALMTGTMTQLFGPRVILGFGAGTFDHEFEAIEWGERDRVELVRSNAEIFKRVFTENDVTYSDANFSFSDITIEPKPLGGRVPFWYCGATPRSARLAVEFCDGWMPGRISMATLDKRVTTMRELSDQAGRTMPTVAVIPPTSIEPTYEEAVKHVNVPGLLAWANKAKFAVKPPSGTFETVKDLSGQLIVGTPEDALEEIDRFAATGVEHLVFDFRFKFDRWFDQIELLGSEIIGKVNAGV from the coding sequence ATGAAGTTCGGACTGTTGCTCCCGCATTTCGGCGAGCACGCCTCGCGCGACAACGTGCTCCAGGGCGCGATCATGGCCGAGAAGGCCGGGTTCGACTCGGTCTGGGTGCGTGACCACCTGGTGTTCGAGCCGCACGGCGAGATGGAGAAACCCAACCGCACGTTCTACGACGCGCTCACCACGCTCACGGCCATCGGCGCCGTGACCGAGCGCATCGAGCTGGGCACGGGCTCGCTGATCCCGTTCCGGCACCCGCTGGTCACGGCCCTGATGACGGGCACGATGACCCAGCTGTTCGGCCCGCGCGTGATCCTCGGGTTCGGCGCCGGCACGTTCGACCACGAGTTCGAGGCCATCGAGTGGGGCGAGCGCGACCGCGTGGAGCTCGTGCGCTCCAACGCCGAGATTTTCAAGCGCGTGTTCACCGAGAACGACGTGACCTACTCGGACGCGAACTTCTCGTTCAGCGACATCACGATCGAACCGAAGCCGCTGGGCGGGAGGGTACCGTTCTGGTACTGCGGCGCCACCCCTCGTTCGGCCCGGCTCGCGGTCGAGTTCTGCGACGGCTGGATGCCGGGCCGGATCTCGATGGCGACGCTGGACAAGCGCGTGACGACCATGCGGGAGCTCTCGGACCAGGCCGGGCGCACGATGCCGACCGTGGCCGTGATCCCGCCCACGTCGATCGAGCCTACGTACGAGGAGGCGGTGAAGCACGTGAACGTCCCGGGCCTGCTGGCCTGGGCGAACAAGGCGAAGTTCGCGGTGAAGCCGCCGTCGGGCACCTTCGAGACCGTGAAGGATCTCTCAGGGCAGCTCATCGTCGGCACACCGGAGGATGCTCTGGAGGAGATCGACCGCTTCGCCGCGACCGGGGTGGAGCACCTGGTGTTCGACTTCCGGTTCAAGTTCGATCGGTGGTTCGATCAGATCGAGCTGCTCGGGTCGGAGATCATCGGCAAGGTGAACGCGGGCGTCTGA
- a CDS encoding MFS transporter, which produces MPLALLALAIGAFGIGTTEFVIAGLLPEVAADFGVSIPAAGWLITGYALGVAAGALPMTALGTRMRRKHLLLLLMGVFIVGNALSALAPSYGALLAGRIVAALTHGAFFGVGAVVAADLVKPEKKASAIALMFTGLTLANVLGVPLGTFIGQGLGWRATFWVVAGLGVLGLAGVAALVPDTPRPENARIGAEFAVFRHARVWLAVGTTILGFGGVFASFTYIAPMMTEVAGLPSSAVSWLLVLFGVGLVLGNLVGGKFADRALMPTLYTVLAALAVVLAVFAFTAHAAVPAIITLFLLGGFGFATVPPLQMRMLASAEAAPTVASAVNIGAFNLGNALAASLGGVVIAAGYGYASTNWVGAAMTVAALALAVVSGRLDRTKTPVPVH; this is translated from the coding sequence ATGCCGCTCGCCTTGCTCGCGCTGGCCATCGGCGCGTTCGGCATCGGCACGACGGAGTTCGTGATCGCCGGGTTGCTGCCCGAGGTGGCGGCCGATTTCGGGGTGTCCATCCCGGCCGCGGGGTGGCTGATCACCGGGTACGCGCTGGGGGTGGCGGCCGGCGCGTTGCCGATGACGGCGCTCGGCACCAGGATGCGGCGCAAGCACCTGCTGCTCCTGCTGATGGGGGTGTTCATCGTCGGCAACGCGTTGTCGGCGCTGGCGCCGAGCTACGGGGCGCTGCTGGCCGGCCGGATCGTCGCGGCGTTGACGCACGGGGCGTTCTTCGGGGTCGGCGCGGTGGTGGCCGCGGACCTGGTCAAGCCGGAGAAGAAGGCCAGCGCCATCGCGCTCATGTTCACCGGGCTGACGCTGGCCAATGTGCTCGGTGTGCCGCTGGGCACGTTCATCGGGCAGGGCCTGGGGTGGCGAGCGACGTTCTGGGTGGTCGCGGGGCTGGGCGTACTCGGGCTGGCCGGTGTCGCGGCGCTCGTGCCGGACACCCCGAGGCCGGAAAACGCCAGGATCGGCGCGGAGTTCGCCGTGTTCCGCCACGCGCGGGTGTGGCTGGCGGTCGGCACGACGATCCTGGGCTTCGGCGGGGTGTTCGCGAGCTTCACCTACATCGCGCCGATGATGACCGAGGTCGCCGGCCTGCCGAGCAGCGCGGTCAGCTGGCTGCTGGTGCTGTTCGGGGTCGGGCTGGTGCTCGGCAACCTCGTCGGCGGCAAGTTCGCCGATCGCGCTCTGATGCCGACGCTGTACACGGTGCTCGCCGCGCTGGCCGTGGTGCTCGCCGTGTTCGCCTTCACCGCCCACGCGGCCGTGCCCGCGATCATCACGCTGTTCCTGCTGGGCGGCTTCGGCTTCGCCACCGTGCCGCCGTTGCAGATGCGGATGCTGGCCAGTGCGGAAGCCGCACCCACGGTCGCCAGTGCCGTGAACATCGGCGCGTTCAACCTCGGCAACGCGCTGGCCGCCTCGCTCGGCGGCGTCGTCATCGCCGCGGGATACGGCTACGCGTCGACCAACTGGGTCGGCGCCGCCATGACGGTGGCCGCCCTGGCGCTGGCCGTCGTCTCAGGCCGATTGGATCGCACGAAAACACCAGTACCAGTGCACTGA